CAGTGGACCGGCTGGACCGGTTCATCGCTTTGCTCGTCGCCTGGCAGACGAAAACCAACCTGATCGCACCCTCGACCTTGCCGACGATTTGGACCCGGCATGTCGCCGATTCCCTGCAGCTGCTGGACTTGGCACCCGCCGCGAAGACCTGGATCGACCTCGGCAGCGGTGGCGGCTTTCCGGGAGTCGTGCTGGCGTGCGCCCTGGCCGAGCAGCCTGGTGCGGCCGTTCATCTGGTTGAGCGCAACGCGAAGAAGGCGGCGTTTCTGCGGGAAGCGCTGCGGATCACTGGCGGCGCCGGTATCGTTCATCACAGGGATATCGTGGATTTCGTGGATAGTGATCCGCCAGCGGCGGATTGCGTCACCGCCAGGGCCGTGGCGTCCCTTAAGGTCCTGATCGATCTGGCCGCGCCCTTGATTCAGAGGGGGAATAAGGCACTGTTTCCCAAGGGCCAAGATGTTGAGTCGGAATTGACGGAAGCTACAAAATACTGGACTCTTGAAACAAAACTTCACCCCAGCATCACCAGTGACGAAAGCTGGGTGGTCGAGGTCGATCAGGTCTCCGCGAAGGGTGCGACCGCGCACGGCAAGCAGCCATGATAGAAGAAATAGATAAATTAGATCAAGAGGTTAGGCAGAGTTCGCCGCAACCGCGAGTGGTCCGGCCACGGATCATCGCATTGGCAAACCAGAAGGGTGGCGTCGGCAAGACCACCACCGCCATCAATCTGGGCACGGCTTTGGCCGCAACCGGCGAGCATGTGCTGATCGTCGATCTCGATCCGCAGGGCAATGCCTCGACCGGACTTGGCATCGACCGGCGCAGCCGCGAGTGCTCGACCTACGACGTGCTGATCGGCGAGGCCGGGTTGCGTCAGGCGATCCTGCCGACCGCGGTCCCGCGGCTGCATATCGCCGCCTCCACCATGGACCTGTCCGGCCTTGAACTCGAGCTCGGCACCGAGCGCGACCGGGCGTTTCGCCTGCGCAACGCGCT
The sequence above is drawn from the Afipia sp. P52-10 genome and encodes:
- the rsmG gene encoding 16S rRNA (guanine(527)-N(7))-methyltransferase RsmG is translated as MARRDYQRGAAKPVPQAADRSAALALRPVSRETVDRLDRFIALLVAWQTKTNLIAPSTLPTIWTRHVADSLQLLDLAPAAKTWIDLGSGGGFPGVVLACALAEQPGAAVHLVERNAKKAAFLREALRITGGAGIVHHRDIVDFVDSDPPAADCVTARAVASLKVLIDLAAPLIQRGNKALFPKGQDVESELTEATKYWTLETKLHPSITSDESWVVEVDQVSAKGATAHGKQP